In a genomic window of Cynocephalus volans isolate mCynVol1 chromosome 1, mCynVol1.pri, whole genome shotgun sequence:
- the TCF15 gene encoding transcription factor 15, with product MAFALLRPVGAHVLYPDVRLLSEDEENRSESDASDQSFGCCEGLEAARRGPGPGGGRRAGGGGGAGPVVVVRQRQAANARERDRTQSVNTAFTALRTLIPTEPVDRKLSKIETLRLASSYIAHLANVLLLGDAADDGQPCFRAAGSAKSTVAAAADGGRQPRSICTFCLSNQRKGGGRRELGGSCLKMRGVAPLRGPRR from the exons ATGGCGTTCGCGCTGCTGCGCCCCGTCGGAGCGCACGTGCTGTACCCGGACGTGCGGCTGCTGAGCGAGGACGAGGAGAACCGCAGCGAGAGCGACGCGTCGGACCAGTCGTTCGGCTGCTGCGAGGGCCTGGAGGCGGCGCGGCGCGGCCCGGGCCCCgggggcgggcggcgggcgggcggcggcggcggcgcgggcccCGTGGTGGTGGTGCGACAGCGGCAGGCGGCCAACGCGCGGGAGCGGGACCGCACGCAGAGCGTGAACACGGCCTTCACGGCGCTGCGCACGCTCATCCCCACCGAGCCGGTGGACCGCAAGCTGTCCAAGATCGAGACGCTGCGCCTGGCGTCCAGCTACATCGCGCACCTGGCCAACGTGCTGCTGCTGGGCGACGCGGCCGACGACGGCCAGCCGTGCTTCCGTGCGGCCGGCAGTGCCAAGAGCaccgtcgccgccgccgccgacgGCGGCCGCCAGCCGCGCTCCATCTGCACCTTCTGCCTCAGCAACCAGCGCAAGGGG GGTGGCCGCCGTGAACTGGGAGGCAGCTGCTTGAAGATGAGGGGAGTGGCCCCACTTCGAGGGCCACGGAGATGA